CAGCAGTGCGTGGACGTCTGCCCGGTAAAGGCCCTGGAGATGAGCGATGAGTTCCTCCTGGCGACGGACGACAAGTACAACGACAACCTCCGCTGGTTCAAGGAGGAGGAGATAGAGGAGCTCAAAAAGAAGCTGGAGGAGCAGAAGAAAGCCAAGGAAACGGCAAAGAACGAAGGTTCCAAGTAGTTACATTTTTCTTCTTGCGTTTTCCTCCGGCCTTTTTGATGCCCTTTTATGAACATTAGTATCCAAGAACATACTACGAGGAGCCGTTTTTTGTACTTATGTAAAGCGTTGTGCCGTTTCTGTTTGTCAAATTTCAGGTTGTTAACCATTTGTTTTAGAAATCCATTTATAAAGATTTAGCCAATGCTCAATTGAGATTTCGGGAAAATACGCCCGATAAGGGTTTAAAACCTAAAGTTGAGGTGGGAAAATGGGGTTTGCCGCACCGTTCCTGTGGTCCCTTATCGTCTACCTACTCCTCACCGCGGGCTCGGGAAGCGTTATCGCCTGGAGCCCCGGGGAGCTGGTTGCAGGAATTGTAATAGCGGCCATCATCGGCTACGCCACAAAGGACATCATGAACGAAAAGCTGAGTTACTTCTTCAACCCGAAGAGATGGCTACTGTTCATAGTATACGCCATAGGGCCGTTCTTCTTTGCAATGGCCAAGGCCAACCTTGATGTCGCATACAGGGTCATAACGGGCAAGATACGGCCGGGGATAGTCAAGATATCACCCGACCTGACCAGAGACGAGAGCAGAACTCTCCTCGCCAACTCGATAACCCTGACGCCTGGAACCTTCACCCTGGAGATAGACGAGGAGGGCAATTTCTACGTTCACTGGATAAACGTGCCGCCCGGAAAGGAGAAGCCCACCCCTGAGGAGCTGTGTGGGTACCTTCCAAAATGGGCAAGGAGGATTGCGGAATGATAGAGAGCATGTTCATGTGGGCCATAATACTGCTCATGTTTTCGGCAACGCTGACCCTCATAAGGCTCCTAGCGGGGCCGACGATACCCGACAGGGCCGTCGCCCTGGACTCCATGACGACCACCACGGCGGGAGCGATGGTAATCTATGGCGTGGTAACCAGGCAGGCGGTCTTCATAGATGTGGCACTGGTTTACGCGGTCCTGAGCTACATCGCGACCCTCTACATAGCCCGCTATCTGGTCAAAAAGAGAGTGGGAGTTGCATGCGAGTGCGAGGAGGGGGAGGCGGTATGATAGAGTGGGTGATAGCGGTATTCCTGGCCATCGGCGTGTTCTTCAACCTTCTGGCCAGCGTTGGCATCCTTCGCTTCCCCGACGTCTACACGAGGATACACGCGGCAACAAAATGCACGACCTTCGGCACGATATTCATAGTGCTGGCCACGGTTACCTACGCGGTATACAGCTACTTCTGGGTGGAGAGGGACCCCTCGTGGATAACCATAGGGATACATTCCGCTCTGGTGGTCATATTCCTTGTCCTCACCAACCCCGTAGGAGCCCACGCCATCGGCAGGGCCGCCAGAAAGTCGGGCATACTACCCCACGGGGCTGTTATAGACGAACTGGAGGGTCGCCTATGAACTTCGAAGAACTCTTCTGGGCGCTTCAGGTCATGGCGGGGCTGGGGCTTCTGGTATCAGCCATAGCGGCGGTGAGGTTCAAGAACCTTGTCTCGGCCGTTATCGCGATGGCGGTGTTCAGCCTGATACTCTCGCTGGAGTTCTACATACTCCAAGCGCCGGACGTCGCGATAGCCGAGGCGGGAGTTGGAGCGTGCCTCACGACGGCCATGTACCTCCTGGCGATCAAGAAAACCACCGATGAGGAGGTGATAGAATGAGGCGCGCATTAGGCCTCTTCGCGTTCATGGGCTTCACGCTGTTCCTCCTCGTGGCCGTGACAAGCCTCAGACCCTTCGGAGAGCCGGCCCACACCGAGATGGACTCCTACTTCATCGGGCACGCCCAGGAAGAAGCCTCGGCCAACAACGTCGTGACGAGCATAGTCTTCGACTACAGGGGTTTCGATACCCTCGGCGAGGCCACAGTGCTGTTCACCGCGGTTGCCGGCGTGTTGATGGCCCTCAGAAAGAGGGAGGTGAAAGCATGACGACACTCATCATCAAGACGACCACCAGGTACCTGACGGCGCTCATACTGACGTTTGGAGCATACATCATCCTCCACGGACACCTAACTCCTGGGGGAGGCTTTCAGGGGGGAGCCGTCTTCGCCAGTGGGCTTGCGCTCCTTTTAGTGGCGTGCGAAAAGGACGTCATAGCTAAGAGGTTCAGAAAGGTTCCGCTCAGCGCCTTTGAGAGCGTAGGCGCTCTTGGCTTTCTGGGAATGGCGACACTCGGCTTCATGGGGTACACGTTCTTCAGGAACGTCATAGCCAACAGCGGGTTCCCGCTCTTCGGAGACCCGACCCCGATAGGGATAAACCCAGGCTATCTGAACACGGGCGGAACGCTGCCGTACATGAACATATTCGTCGGAACGAAGGTTCTGGCCGGATTAACGAGCATAATCCTGGTGTTCTACCTCCTCCTGGGGGTGAGGAAGGATGAATAACGTAATTCTAGTCAACTTCCCGTTCATAGTCGTGGCGCTCCTGCTGGCGGTGGGGTTCTACACGATAGGCTTCAAAAGGAACCTCATCAAGGTCGTCATAGGCATTGAAATCCTTGAGGGGGCAGTCAACCTGTTTCTGATAGCCCTCGGATACGTCAAAGGCGCCTACGCCCCGATATACACCATGGCACCGAAGGAAGCCGTTAACAACATGGTTCTGCCGACGCCCCAGGCACTCACTCTGACGAGCATAGTCATAGGTGTCGCCGTATCGGCCCTCATGCTCGCCTTCGCCGTCAACATCTACGAGCACTACGGAACCCTTGACGTTACAAAGGTCAGGAGGCTGAAAGGATGATCGAGCACCTGCCGGCACTCATGATAGCCGTGCCCCTATTCGGGGCGTTTATAGCGCCTCTGCTGAAGAAGAAGGGAAGTGCTCCAGCCGTCTGGGCAATAATCATCACCACCGTTACGCTAGGTATCGGACTGCTACTCGTCAAAGAAGTGCTCGCTCAGGGCATGATGGTGTACGTCTTCGGGGCGGACAGGCCAACCCTCGTCCTGCCTTCCGGCTACAGGGTTCCGGTGAGGATAATCTTCGAGGTCGACGCGATAGGGGCTTTCATGGCGCTCTCGGCAACGCTCATGAGCTTCATCGGAGCGCTCTACTCCTACAGCCACGTGAGGAATGAGACCGGCCTTGAGAAGTACTACGCGCTGCTCCTCCTGCTTGAGGTTGGAATCCTCGGCATGGTCCTGACGGGAGACCTGTTCAACCTATTCGTGTTCCTTGAGATAGCCGGAATAGCCGGTTCGGCGCTGGTAGGCTTCAGGAACTACAGGGGGGAGGCGAGCGAGGCCGGAATCAAGTACCTCATAGTCAGCGCGGTCGCTTCACTGATGGTGCTGTTCTCAATAGGCCTGCTCTACGGTCAGTACGGAAACCTCAACATGGCCTACCTGAGCACTCAGATAAGCTTCAACACCGTCGACATGATAGCCCTCGGAATACTCTTCGCGTCCTTCGCGATGAAGTGCGGTTCCGTGCCGACCCACCACTGGGTCCCCGATGCCTACACCGAGGTCCCCTCCGGAATCAACCCCACTCTCCTGGTGGCGACCTACGCGAGCCTCTACGCCCTCTTCAGGGTGAGCTTCAGCCTCTTCGGTAAGGTGACCATGAACATGAGCAGCCTCGGGTGGATAATGAGCATCCTCGGAGTCCTCACGATGTTCATAGGCGTCACCATGGCGCTCGTCCAGAAGGACGTCAAGAGGCTCATGAGCTACCACGCGATTTCACAGACAGGCTACATGCTCCTCGGAGTCGGCGTTGGCCTGGCAGTTCTCAACGACCCGGCAAAGCTCGCCGCCTTCGGAAGGGACGCGATGGCAGGTGGAATATTCCACATAATCAACCACATCATCTACAAGAGCCTCCTCCTCATGACCGCTGGGGCGCTCTTCTACGTCACCGGGACGAGGAACCTCAACGAGATGGGAGGCTTAGCCAGAAAGATGCCGTACACCACGATAGCCTTCATAGTCGGTGCCGCGGCAATATCGGGAATACCGCCCTTCAACGGCTTTGCAAGCAAGTTCCTCATCTACGAGACGTCCTACCAGCTCAGCCCGATCTTCGCGGTGTTCGCGATGGTCACGAGCGTCCTGACATTAGCGTCCTTCGTCAAGGTCTTTGCCTCGGCCTTCCTCGGACCGCCGGTCAAGAAGTACGAAGAGGTACGAGAGGTTCCGAGGAGCATGGTAGTGGCGATGCTAATCCTAGCGGCGCTGTGTATCCTCTTCGGTCTGTTCCCGAACGTGGTGCTGGACAAGCTGGTGTACCCGGCAGTTGACGCGCTGCTGAAGCTGAGCAGCTACCAGACGTGGGGTGGTCTGCCATGACCTGGATTGAGAGCCTTACGCTGAACTCGCCGTCGGGCTTCTGGAACCCGATAGTCTGGCTGGCGTTCCTGGTTGTCTTCGCGGTCATCGGTTACCTCATTTATTCGCGCGGAAACAGAAGCTACAAGCCCAACACTGACCAAGTGAAGCCCTTCCTGAGCGGCAACGAGGTTGAGGACGTGGAAGAAATCCGCGTAAGGGCCGGCGACATATACTGGGGCTTCATCGAGGCGCTCAAGGGCTACTACAGCGTCCTCATGAGAATGCACACAGGAGACGTCAGGGACTACATACTCTGGTACCTCGGACTCGGTGCAGTAATCTTGTTCGTCCTCGTGGGGGGTGTGTGAATGGGGAAGCTGACCAACTTTAAACGCTCCCTCTGGGTTTTCCATGCCTCCGGAGGGAGCTGTAACGCCTGCGATATCGAGATTATAGCCGCGTTAACACCGCGCTACGACGCCGAGCGCTTTGGAATCAAACTCGTCGGAAGTCCAAGGCACGCTGATGTCCTCCTCGTAACCGGGGCCATTCCAAGGGACTTCGCCGACAAGCTGAGGCGCATATACGAGCAGATGCCCGACCCAAAAGCCGTCGTGGTCATCGGGAACTGCGGAACCACTGGCGGAGTGTTCTACGACTCCTACAACATAGCCGGCCCGATAGACGAGGTAATCCCTGTGGACGTCTACGTCCCCGGCTGCCCCCCGAGGCCGGAGGCAATAATAGACGGCGTTGTGAAGGCTTGGCTCAAGATAGAGAAACTGGAAAAGGAGCTGGAGGGGAAGAAAGAATGAGGGAACCAATGAGCGCGGAAGAGGTCCTCAAGAGGCTCCAGGAGGCGCTCGGGGAGGCCATACTCTCCCACGAGGTCAGGGAGTACACCATGGGCGTCAGGAGGAAGAGAACGTACAGGGAACTCTGGATAGAGATAGACCCGGAGGCCTTCAGAAAGGCCGTCGAAGTCATGTTCGAGCTTGACTACCCGCACCTGCACTTCATAACAGGAGAGGACGATGGGGGCGACTCTCTGAGGATGGTCTACTCCTTCGGCCTGTTCTGGGCCATTCCCTGGGGAGAGCTCAGCGTCACCATGCGCTTCAACCTTCCAAAGGATAACCTAGTCCTGCCGACGATAACCGACCTGATGCCCGGGGCGGAGACAAACGAGAGGGAAATCAGGGAGATGCTGGGCGTTGAGTTCGAGGGACTGAAGAACAAGAGGCACCTCTTCCTGCCGGACGACTGGCCCGAGGGCAAGTACCCCTGGAGGAAGGACGAGCACGGCGTCGAGGACATGGTGAAGCACACCCACAGGAGCGTGAACGAAATAAGGAAGATGAGGGGTGAGGAGTGATGGCGAAAACCCAGTACTACGTCCCCGTCGGGCCCATTCATCCCGCACTGAAGGAGCCTATAAGGGTTGAGGCTAAGGTCGAGGGCGAGAGGATAGTCGAGGTCGACGTCAAGAGGGGCTTCGCCCACAGGGGAATAGAGTACATGGGCATGAAGAGGAACGCGATACAGACGCTCTACCTCTCGGAGAGGATATGCGGAATCTGCTCGATATCGCACCCCTATGCCTTCGTCATAGGAAGCGAGAAGGCCCTGGGAATAGAGGCTCCTCCAAGGGCCCAGTACATAAGGACGATAATAGCCGAGCTGGAGAGGATTCACAGTCACATACTCTGGCTCGGTGTGGTTGCCCACGAGATGGGCTTCGACTCCCTCCTGTTCTGGACGTGGAAGGGCAGGGAAAAGGTCCTCGACATACTTGAGCTTCTCACCGGGAACAGGATAAACTACTCCGTGTTCATGATAGGCGGCGTCAGGAGGGATATCAAGGAGAGCCACGTCAAGGCCCTCAAGGACATGATAAACTACTACAGGATATTCACGGAGGAGATGAAAGACGTCTTCCTGGCAGACCCTGTCTACAAGGCAAGAACCAGGGGAGTGGCACAGCTCTCCAGGGATATGGCAAAGAAGCTTAACGTATGCGGGCCCGTTGCCAGGGCCGCTGGCTTGAGGATGGACGTCAGGCAGGACAACCCGTACGACGCCTACGCTGACATCGGGGTCAGGGCAGTGGTTCCCCAGGACATAGTGGGCGAGGCCAGGGGAGATGCCTACGATATAACCATGGTGAGGCTCTACGAGATAGAGCAGAGCCTCGACATAATCGAGTTCTGCCTCGAGGAGATGCCAGAGGGCAAGATAATGGCCATTCCGAACTACGTGGCGCTTCTGGCCAAGATACGGCGGAGCGAAGGGGAAGCGATAGGAATGCACGAGGCACCTCGCGGTGAGGTCATCCATTACTTCAAATACGGCAACAAGCGCGACGGACCGGTCGTCTGGAAGGTAATAGCGCCGAGCTACAACAACATCAACACCTGGGCTCCGCTCCTCCTCGGCGCTGAGGTGGCGGACATACCTATAGTCGTCGCCTACATCGACCCGTGCATGTGCTGCAACGACAGGGTCGCGGTGGTAAGGGACGAGAGCGGCAGGCTGATCGACCCCGCAACCCTGCACCTGAAGGCGGTTGAGAAAACAAGGAAGCTCAGGGAAGAGCTGGGGGTGAGGGCATGACCCCCGAGACCCTCATTTACGCGTTCACCTTCCCCGTGCTGGGGGTCTTCCTCGGGCTGGTCTACAAGGGTATAGACAGGTGCTTCTCGGCGAGGCTGACCTCAAGAATAGGCCCCCCCATAAGACAGCCCTTCTGGGACGTTGGCAAGCTGCTCCTGAAGGAAACCGTCGTTCCCGAGAACGCGGTGGCATGGATATTCAACGCCATGCCGATAGTTTCCTTCGCGGCCTCGATGACCCTGCTCCTCTACATACCCTTCGGAGTGCTCAAGGCCCCGCTCGAGGGCTACGGAGACTTAATCGTCATCCTCTACCTGCTAACCCTACAGTCGCTGGCAATGGCCATAGGCGGCTTCGCCTCAGGAAGTCCGTTCTCATCGGTGGGTGCGCAGAGGGAAATGGTGCTCATGATGAGCTACGAGATGCCGCTGGCGACGGTCATAGTCGGCTTCGCCGTGCTCTACCGGAGCTTCTCGCTGACGACCATAGCCAGCACACCGGTGTGGGGCGTCGCGGGTCCGCTCGCCGCCATGGGCGTGCTGCTGCTCTTCATAGCTCTGCTAGTCGTCACGCCGGCCGAGCTGGCCAAACTGCCCTTTGACATCGCAGAGGCTGAGACGGAGATATGTGAGGGTATGCTCGCCGAGTACAGCGGGAGGAACCTTGCTCTGTTCTACCTCTCCGATGCCGTCAGGGGCTTCGCCATGGCGGCGCTGGAGGTGGTGCTGTTCTTCCCGTTCACGCTGACGAGCATGCTGAACCTGAGCCTCACTGGAACAGCATACTACGCCGTCGAGGCGCTGTGGTTCCTCTTCAAGGTGCTGGCGATATACCTGCTCGCCATAACGCTGGTCAGGACGTCCTTCGCCAGGTTCAGGATAGAGCAGGCATCCAGAGTGTTCTGGGTCTACGTCAACATCATAGCGCTCGTCGGACTCGCGCTGGTATGGCTGGGGGTGTGAAGCATGGTAAACAAGATGATGTTCGTCCTGCTAAAGCAGCTCGTCAAAAAGCCAGCCACAAATCCCTTCCCCGTCAAGCATGCTCCCGCTAACGTCACTGCCCTAATAGAGAAGGTGCAGAAGGGAGAGGTTCAGATAAACCCACCCGTTCCGGTTCCCGAAGGGTTCAGGGGTAAGCTCATCTATGACCCTGAGAGATGCATAGGCTGCAGGCTGTGCATAATGGTCTGCCCGGCGGATGCCATGGAGTGGGTACCGGAGCTCAAGAAGATAAGGCACTACGTCTCGCGCTGCATGTTCTGCGCCCTCTGCGTCGATGTCTGTCCGGGCAAGAAGTTCCCCGGCGAGGATAAGGCCGTCAAGGCGCTCAGGATGAGCGAGGAGTTCCTGCTAGCGGACTACGACAAGTACAGCGACAACCTGATAGAGGAGCCTCCCGAGGCAAAGGAGCCCTTCAAAAAAGAGGTGAAGGAGGCAGTGGAGTCAGAAGGCTAGCGTGAGCTAAGCCTCCATCCCCTTTTTTCCCACCCCGCTTCTGTAGTCGTAATCCCTGATGAGGGATTCAACGGCCCTCTCGTGGAGCCTCTCAGTGGAGCCGAGGTAAGAAAAGACCGCCCTCAGGGTTTCCTCATCGGCCTTCTCGGCTAGAATCGAGTAAACCCTCTCTGCAACCTCCTCCAGCTCAAGGGCGCACTTAAGAACGGCAAAAACGTCGTTCTCACTCTCGAGCTCCCTTATATCGGAGAGCCCCTCCAACGATGGGCCGTTGACTGCAGGAATCTCCGCCCCGAACTTCCTCGTGTAAAGGGCCCTCAGCTTCTTCTCATGTCTCCTAGCTTCCTGGCCGAGGAGTTTGAACATATCCCAGACGGCCCCATCAATCTCCATGCCCCTGGCCTTCTCGGCCAGCTTCTCGTAAAGCAGGGCCTTATCACCCTCTAGGGATATCCAGTGGGCGAGAAGCTCCTTCAGCGGAAGCTCCTCAAGGAAAGACAATCCTTCGAGATCGACCATCTCACTCACCCAGTAAACCATACTCGGGAGGTTTTATACGGGCTTTGGCACAACCGTCTATGGAAGGAGTTTAGGAGAAAAGAACCGCCGGCAAAGGATTTATCAAAAGAAGAAATGTTTTTGAATCGGATTTCGGGTTTTCATATCTTTTTCTAGCCGAAGGACATATTAACAACGCCCTTAAAGACCCGAGTTTCAGATTGCCCATATCCGCTTCCGATTCATTACCTAAAAGGTTCCAGAGGAAGTAAGAGACCGGACGAAACTTATGGAAACATCTCAACTCAAGTTTTGTGGCCCATAAGCTTCCTCAGAGCCTCATAATGACCCCTCTCTATGTCAGCCAAGCGGAGGTAGATTCTCCTCAGCTCTTCTCTATGGCACTCCTCCGCTAGCTTTCTGTAAATTGTCTCCGCGAGCTTCTCGGCTTCCATAGCGTTCTGTAAAACGTCCTCAAAATCCCCGACCTTCCAGAACTTGCCCAAGACGTGGGTAGCTTCGAGACTCGGGATATCAATCTCGACTGGATTCTCACCATATTTTTCTCTGTAGATCCCGTAAAGTTCGTCGCCGTGCTCCTTTGACTCCTTGCCAAGCCTTTCAAAGGTCTCATAGACCTCCTTTGGAAGACCAAGCTCTTTCGCTCTTTCAGCGAGCCTGAGGTAGGCTTCGGCCTCCTCGTATTCTCCCCTAATCCAGTAACTGAGCAGTTCGCGCTCGTTGAGCTTCCTAATTTCGTTCAGAATCTCGACTACCACGTCAACCACCCAACCTTTCGTATTCCCTCTTTAAAGCCTCATAATGGCTCTTCTCGACGTCCGCGAGCTTGAGGTAAAGTTCCCTGAGCCTTTCCTCACTTACCTTCCCTGCAAGCATTTTGTAGGCGTTCATAGCTATGAGCTCGCTCTCCATGGCCGCTTCAAGAACCTCTCTGACCTGATCCGCCCTCTCGAACTTATCTAGGACTGGAACCACCTCAAGGGGAGGTATTCCAGTTGATGGCTCCTTCCCGAAGGATTTTCTAAACTCCTTTGTGAGTTCTTCGGCGTGTCTTTTTGAGTCTCTGCTCAGCTTGAGAAATGTCTCGGTAAGACTCTGGGGAAGTCCAAGATTCCTGGCCCTCTCAGCAAGCTCTCCGTAGAACTTCGCTTCCTCCTCCTCGCTCTTTATCCAATAGGCTAAAGCTTTCTCATAGGTGAGGTTCTGCAACCTCTCGATAATCTCCTCAACCTCGAACATTTTTGACCCCCAACTCACTAGGCGTTGAACCTAATTAAGCTTTTCAATCCACCACCTCAAAGCGAAGGAACTCACCCCTCCGCACAAGCCCGATCCCGGCTTTCTTTCCAAAGACCTCAACCACGAGGGTGTAATCCGGGTCACTCAGGTTGACTTTCAGGCCGAAGCGCTCGACCACCAGGGAACCAAGGCCGATCTCAAGCTCCCTCTGGGAAAGCTTTTTGTTTCCCCTGACCTTTGCCCGAACGGCGAAGGTTCCGTCTATTTTCCCCGCCAGCTGGAGGACGGCCCCTTCAATCTCCTCCCTCTTTGCTGGAACGATGATGTCGAGGGGAACAACCCTCTGTATAGCCTGGGTCTCAAAGTCTCTCAGCCGTTCTAGAGCTTCGCCCTTCGACAGAGGCGTCTCAGCTAGGAGGACCCCCTTCCAGTCCGTTCCCCGGACCCGGACCTTCCCCAGCGCCCATTCCAGTTCAAGTATCCCATCACCCTCGCGTCCCTGTGGGGTCGTGACGAGAAGAATCGTCATCTCCGCTCACCGATGGACAGGTTTTTATATTTCGCGTTCCTAAACTATGCGGTGAGTTAAAATGGAAGCCGGTGGCCTTAAGCTTTATCCCTATCAGTCATACGAAGTTTACGGTCTTTCTCGGAACCCCTTTGAACAGCTTGCAAGCGAGGGAATAAGCGACGTCGAGAGCATTCACGTCTATCAGGAGATAGACATGCGCCTTCAGATGATAATCTCCGAGGTGATCGGCAATAAAAGCTCGATAGCCATGAGCATCGTAGGCCCCCTCGGAATGGGCAAGACCCAGAGGCTCAAGACAATAGCCAAGGCCATAGAGGAGAACCGGGGAAAGGCGATATACGTCAAAGTTGACACCAACGACATCCTCAAGCTCACGCGCGACATCTTCTACGCCCTCAAGCCGCCGAAGAGCAGGACGAACATCTTCCTGGAAAACCTCTCAAGGAAGCTCGGGTTCATAGACAGGCTCGAGAAGATGTTGAGCAGCAGGGACGAGTACAAGAGCAGGGACATAGCCGAGCTTCTGACCGAGCAGATGGGCAAGTATCCATACTGCGCCCTTCTCCTGGACGAGCTTGAGAACATGCAGACCGCGAGCGAGAGGGAGAAGATACAGTTTTTCGAGATGCTCAGGCACTTCATCAGCAACATGCCCCAGGGCTGTATCGTTGCATTCGCCTGCGTTCCCGAGGCTTACGATGAGTACACGAAGATATTCCCGGCGTTCTTCATGCGCCTGCACTACGAGTTCAAGCTCAGACCGATGAGCATAGACGAAGCCTACGAGCTCGTCAAGAAGAGACTCAACCGGGTCAGGATAAAGGACACCGACGACCCGCTCTACCCATTCACAGAGGAGGCTGTTAAACTCATCCACGAGCTCGGAAAGGGCAATCCCAGGCAGATTCTCCGCCTGCTCCACTACGTTCTGAGCGAAGCCGCGAAGCACAAGTTCGACCCGATAGACGACTACGTGGTGACCACCATACTAGAGGAGCCGAAGAGCCTTGAGGAGTATCTCACAAGGATTCCAAAGGAGTACAAGGACTTAGTTGAAGCCATCGTTTACGAGTTCAACGGCGGACCGGTGAGCTACATCCAGATAGCCAAGGTCGTCAAGAGGCCCGGAATACAGGTCTA
The window above is part of the Thermococcus sp. MAR1 genome. Proteins encoded here:
- a CDS encoding ferritin family protein; protein product: MVDVVVEILNEIRKLNERELLSYWIRGEYEEAEAYLRLAERAKELGLPKEVYETFERLGKESKEHGDELYGIYREKYGENPVEIDIPSLEATHVLGKFWKVGDFEDVLQNAMEAEKLAETIYRKLAEECHREELRRIYLRLADIERGHYEALRKLMGHKT
- a CDS encoding ferritin family protein yields the protein MFEVEEIIERLQNLTYEKALAYWIKSEEEEAKFYGELAERARNLGLPQSLTETFLKLSRDSKRHAEELTKEFRKSFGKEPSTGIPPLEVVPVLDKFERADQVREVLEAAMESELIAMNAYKMLAGKVSEERLRELYLKLADVEKSHYEALKREYERLGG
- a CDS encoding THUMP domain-containing protein; translated protein: MTILLVTTPQGREGDGILELEWALGKVRVRGTDWKGVLLAETPLSKGEALERLRDFETQAIQRVVPLDIIVPAKREEIEGAVLQLAGKIDGTFAVRAKVRGNKKLSQRELEIGLGSLVVERFGLKVNLSDPDYTLVVEVFGKKAGIGLVRRGEFLRFEVVD
- a CDS encoding ATPase, which translates into the protein MEAGGLKLYPYQSYEVYGLSRNPFEQLASEGISDVESIHVYQEIDMRLQMIISEVIGNKSSIAMSIVGPLGMGKTQRLKTIAKAIEENRGKAIYVKVDTNDILKLTRDIFYALKPPKSRTNIFLENLSRKLGFIDRLEKMLSSRDEYKSRDIAELLTEQMGKYPYCALLLDELENMQTASEREKIQFFEMLRHFISNMPQGCIVAFACVPEAYDEYTKIFPAFFMRLHYEFKLRPMSIDEAYELVKKRLNRVRIKDTDDPLYPFTEEAVKLIHELGKGNPRQILRLLHYVLSEAAKHKFDPIDDYVVTTILEEPKSLEEYLTRIPKEYKDLVEAIVYEFNGGPVSYIQIAKVVKRPGIQVYDQLNELIRLGFLVGDPKGNYKVPEYVRKFLEESEEAEEGEE